A single region of the Lotus japonicus ecotype B-129 chromosome 4, LjGifu_v1.2 genome encodes:
- the LOC130713906 gene encoding autophagy-related protein 8f has product MAKSYFKQEHDLEKRRAEAVRIREKYPDRIPVIVEKAERSDIPSIDKKKYLVPADLTVGQFVYVIRKRIKLSAEKAIFIFVDNVLPPTGAIMSAIYDEKKDEDGFLYVTYSGENTFGDLTSH; this is encoded by the exons ATGGCAAAGAGTTATTTCAAACAAGAGCATGATCTTG AGAAGAGAAGAGCTGAGGCTGTTAGGATTAGAGAGAAATATCCAGACCGTATTCCG GTAATTGTGGAGAAGGCAGAAAGAAGTGATATCCCAAGTATTGACAAGAAGAA GTACCTCGTCCCAGCTGATCTCACAGTTGGACAATTTGTCTATGTTATCCGCAAAAGAATTAAATTAAGTGCAGAAAAGGCAATTTTTATATTTGTGGACAATGTCCTTCCACCTACAG gagCAATTATGTCTGCCATATATGATGAGAAAAAGGATGAAGATGGGTTTCTTTATGTTACTTACAGTGGGGAGAACACCTTTGGAGATCTTACTTCCCACTAG